The Chryseobacterium phocaeense genome includes the window TCATGAGCGGACTTTCACGCGAGGGGATCAAAAAGGTAAATGGTGATATTATCATTCAGACAGCGCTTTTCAAAGGCAATATTGCAGTGCTTCCGGAAAATGTTGTATGGCTTGAAAACAATAATTACTATCTGCCTGTAGGAACTACCCGCGAGATTAATCCGGCCAATGAAAAACTGATTGTGAAAAAATCCGGGTTTTCTTCAGACAAGAAATATTTCTACGTTTCTCCCTATGTAAAGCAGATGGTGTACGCAGAAAAGTATGACGGAGACGGTTTTCTAACCACAAAGCTTCCTGATGCTCCGGCTTACCTTGCCAATTCTTTCAGAACGACCATGGTGAAAAGCGGAATAGGAGTGACCGGAAAAGTAACGCCAAGAATGACGGATGCAACGCCTGAAAGCAGAAAGCTGGTAGCAGCCTATAAATCTCCAACCTTAGGTGATATTGTATTCTACACGAACCAGCACAGTGACAATTCCCTGGCTGAAGCTTTGCTGAAAACAGTAGGCTTCCAGAAAATGGGCGATCAGACCTCGGAATCAGGAAGAATGGTTGTAACCAACCACCTGAGAGAAGATAGCTTCGATATGATCGGTCTGAATTATATGGATGGAAGCGGGCTTTCAAGAAGCAATAATGTAACCCCGATTTCCCAGGTGAAGTTTCTGACCTCTCTGATGGATGAGAAATATTACAAAACGTATTTCACTTCACTGCCTGTTGGAGGGCAGTCCGGGACACTGAAAAGAATGTTCATCGGTACCGGAAACGGACAGGTTTTTGCCAAGACCGGAACTCTGAATAAAGTAAAAACCCTGGCAGGATATCTTAAGACCAACTCAGGAAAAACATTAGTATTTTCATTAATGGTTAATAACTATTCAGGATCTGTGGATATGGTTAAGAAAAGGATGGAAAAAATCCTTGAACCGGCTCTGGATCTCTAAAACATATTATTTTAATATTCTAAAAACCTTTTAATCTATGATTAGAAGGTTTTTTTTATCTTTGATTTATCTAACCTTCTGAGTATGAGAAAATTTTATCTTCTGTTGCTGGGCTTTCTGATCTCCCAGTCATTGTACAGCCAGATTCATGAACAGAATATTGAAATGAAAGACCTTATCGCAAAAGAAATGAATGCTTTTACGAAGAAAATGACGGCCTACAATATCAATCCGAATACTTTAAATTATGATCTTCAGTATCAGAGAATGAATGTAACGCTGGATCCTGCAGTCTACAATATTTCGGGTTCTGTAACGTCCCATTTTAAGCCTAATCAGGCCATGAGCAGTATTTATTTTGATCTGTCTGATGTTCTGGTGGTTTCCCAAGTGCAGTA containing:
- the dacB gene encoding D-alanyl-D-alanine carboxypeptidase/D-alanyl-D-alanine endopeptidase, producing MVNYRKYISGVAVLASGFFLAQSTVSTVLYSQAYDNQKNSLNLPSPITSVAERTVLSAKELVDINVNTMMADPVLKNASWGFVVYDPKTKKVISSYNENTPLVPASTTKLLTTETALNLLGENYRWMTQLEYSGTVDENGVLNGNLYVVGSGDPSLGTNKAGAWSYRDIISDFMSGLSREGIKKVNGDIIIQTALFKGNIAVLPENVVWLENNNYYLPVGTTREINPANEKLIVKKSGFSSDKKYFYVSPYVKQMVYAEKYDGDGFLTTKLPDAPAYLANSFRTTMVKSGIGVTGKVTPRMTDATPESRKLVAAYKSPTLGDIVFYTNQHSDNSLAEALLKTVGFQKMGDQTSESGRMVVTNHLREDSFDMIGLNYMDGSGLSRSNNVTPISQVKFLTSLMDEKYYKTYFTSLPVGGQSGTLKRMFIGTGNGQVFAKTGTLNKVKTLAGYLKTNSGKTLVFSLMVNNYSGSVDMVKKRMEKILEPALDL